Proteins found in one Paenibacillus borealis genomic segment:
- the mraZ gene encoding division/cell wall cluster transcriptional repressor MraZ — protein MFMGEYQHSIDDKGRIIIPAKFRELLGTSFVATRGLDSCLFVYPMEEWGIMEQKLKSLSLMKSDARAFSRFFFSGATECVWDKQGRVNLPGNLRQYAKLDKDCVILGVSNRVEIWNKELWEQYFEQSEESFNEIAEKLVDFNFDL, from the coding sequence ATGTTTATGGGGGAATACCAGCATAGCATTGACGACAAAGGCCGGATCATTATCCCGGCTAAGTTCCGTGAATTGCTCGGAACCTCCTTCGTAGCGACCCGCGGCCTGGACTCCTGTTTGTTCGTTTATCCCATGGAAGAATGGGGAATCATGGAGCAAAAGCTCAAAAGCCTTTCACTGATGAAATCGGATGCCCGTGCCTTCAGCCGCTTTTTTTTCTCAGGAGCGACCGAATGTGTATGGGACAAACAGGGCAGGGTAAATCTGCCGGGGAATCTGCGGCAATATGCCAAGCTGGACAAGGACTGTGTTATTCTGGGCGTTTCGAACCGGGTGGAGATCTGGAACAAGGAGCTATGGGAGCAGTACTTCGAACAGTCAGAGGAATCGTTCAACGAAATTGCCGAGAAATTGGTTGATTTCAATTTTGATCTATAA
- a CDS encoding penicillin-binding transpeptidase domain-containing protein: protein MVKRIKLRTLFIGGCITLFFLVLVGRVFWIQVMQGEKWQKEAASQWAHTSTIKAVRGVIEDRNGSILASDVPAYTVVVNPEVIAEKKIGEEVIQGLHELLGKPADELKKLVEAKDDKGNYYKNREIRNEGWKIDQDLADKVTAFVDKLKKEHDTLETGVGLVREQKRYYPKDSLAAHILGYTDRDGNAVMGLEKYFDKQLSGTDGKLNYQSDGKGIKLPDSQDTYQPVVNGSNFKLTIDSTIQHYIEEAMKKAYAEYKPKSISVIAADPNTMEILGLANMPTFNPNKYYDLNQDAAGFYNHAIMSRFEPGSTFKIVPLAGAVEENLFNPEETVHSGSIRIKGYSKPIYDMNRAGYGDITLLQGVKRSSNVAFVKIGYELLGQEKLLQYIKDFGFTEKTGIDLPGETTGIVNPNPSRPIENATLAYGHGKLLVTPIQQLTAIAAIANGGKLMVPHVVKEVTDPNTGKTTVTQPEVVRQVISEESARETGSYLEQVVADQVIGTGRHAYIEGYRVAGKTGTAIKPDGKGGYDRDKVLASFLGYAPANNPKIALYVVIDEPADAAGGGAAAGPIFKEIVSQSLQYMGVPKAVEEDATGSSKTAVNVSTSSSDLRSTPDIADKTVKEARQLLLNQGFDFEIVGTGAKVIRQYPDKGTKLAAGQRIYLLTQQDEAMSIPDLKGQSLRDALEILNLLKVGITVDGEGYVTEQTQTKNNGKTHVSLKLSPMNEYGENIPVAVNTDTDAEDTAE from the coding sequence ATGGTAAAGAGAATAAAACTTCGCACGCTGTTTATAGGAGGGTGTATTACCCTCTTTTTTCTTGTTTTAGTCGGCAGAGTATTCTGGATTCAGGTGATGCAGGGTGAGAAGTGGCAGAAGGAAGCAGCCTCGCAGTGGGCGCATACCTCAACCATCAAAGCGGTACGCGGTGTGATTGAAGACCGTAACGGCAGTATTCTGGCCAGTGACGTACCTGCCTATACGGTTGTTGTAAATCCTGAAGTCATTGCCGAAAAGAAGATCGGTGAAGAGGTTATCCAGGGGCTGCATGAACTGTTGGGCAAGCCTGCTGATGAGCTGAAGAAGCTGGTGGAGGCCAAAGATGATAAGGGCAACTACTACAAGAACCGTGAAATCCGCAACGAAGGCTGGAAAATTGATCAGGATCTGGCCGATAAGGTAACGGCTTTTGTGGATAAGCTCAAGAAAGAGCATGATACCCTGGAAACAGGTGTAGGGCTTGTTAGAGAGCAGAAGCGTTATTATCCGAAGGATTCACTGGCGGCGCATATTCTGGGCTACACCGACAGGGACGGCAATGCGGTCATGGGGCTGGAAAAGTACTTCGACAAACAACTCTCCGGTACGGATGGCAAGCTGAATTATCAGAGTGACGGCAAGGGAATCAAGCTCCCGGATTCGCAGGATACGTACCAGCCTGTAGTGAACGGAAGCAATTTCAAGCTGACCATCGACAGCACCATTCAGCATTATATCGAAGAGGCGATGAAGAAGGCCTATGCCGAGTACAAGCCAAAGTCGATAAGCGTCATTGCTGCGGATCCGAATACGATGGAGATTCTGGGACTGGCGAATATGCCGACCTTCAATCCGAATAAATATTATGACCTTAATCAGGATGCGGCAGGCTTCTATAACCACGCCATCATGTCGAGGTTTGAGCCGGGCTCAACGTTCAAGATTGTACCGCTGGCTGGTGCAGTTGAGGAAAATCTGTTTAATCCGGAAGAGACTGTCCATTCGGGCTCTATCCGGATCAAAGGGTACAGCAAACCTATCTATGATATGAATAGAGCCGGTTATGGAGATATAACTTTGCTTCAAGGGGTCAAACGTTCCAGCAACGTAGCCTTTGTCAAGATTGGTTATGAACTGCTGGGCCAGGAAAAGCTGCTGCAATATATCAAGGATTTCGGATTCACGGAAAAGACGGGCATTGACCTTCCGGGCGAGACCACCGGTATTGTTAACCCTAATCCGAGCAGGCCGATAGAGAATGCTACACTGGCCTATGGCCATGGCAAGCTGCTGGTTACACCGATTCAGCAGCTCACGGCGATAGCGGCGATAGCGAACGGCGGTAAGCTGATGGTGCCGCATGTAGTGAAGGAGGTCACCGATCCTAATACAGGTAAGACTACGGTCACTCAGCCGGAGGTTGTGCGCCAGGTCATTTCCGAGGAAAGCGCCCGTGAAACCGGCAGCTACCTGGAGCAGGTCGTAGCAGACCAGGTAATCGGAACCGGACGGCATGCCTATATCGAAGGATACCGGGTGGCCGGCAAGACCGGGACAGCGATTAAGCCTGACGGCAAGGGCGGGTATGACCGGGATAAGGTGCTTGCCTCCTTCCTCGGATATGCTCCGGCCAATAATCCGAAGATAGCGCTCTACGTCGTTATTGATGAGCCTGCAGATGCTGCCGGCGGCGGAGCCGCGGCCGGACCTATTTTCAAAGAGATTGTATCCCAGTCCCTGCAATATATGGGCGTACCCAAAGCGGTTGAAGAAGATGCTACTGGCAGCAGTAAAACGGCAGTCAATGTGTCAACAAGCTCCTCCGACCTGCGCAGCACACCTGATATTGCGGACAAAACGGTGAAGGAAGCCAGACAGCTGCTTCTTAACCAGGGCTTTGATTTCGAGATTGTCGGCACAGGGGCGAAGGTCATCAGACAATATCCGGATAAAGGTACTAAACTGGCTGCCGGACAGCGGATTTATCTGCTTACCCAGCAGGATGAAGCGATGAGTATTCCCGATTTGAAGGGGCAATCCCTTCGTGATGCCCTGGAAATTCTCAATCTGTTGAAGGTTGGCATAACGGTCGATGGCGAAGGTTATGTCACAGAGCAGACGCAGACCAAGAATAACGGCAAAACTCATGTCTCTCTGAAACTCAGTCCCATGAATGAATACGGGGAGAACATCCCTGTAGCCGTCAACACTGACACCGATGCAGAGGACACTGCGGAGTAA
- the rsmH gene encoding 16S rRNA (cytosine(1402)-N(4))-methyltransferase RsmH: MFHHITVLKEEATEGLHIKKDGIYVDCTLGGAGHSSLIASKLSGEGRLICLDQDDWALNNAKERLAEYGDKVVTVKTNFRDLEQVLKDLPFVPQKDGVPQVDGILFDLGVSSPQFDEGERGFSYNHDAPLDMRMDQSAQLTAADIVNTWSEQEIARVLFQYGEEKFSRRIARKIVERREEQPVESTGELAELIKEGIPAAARRTGGHPAKRSFQGLRIAVNDELGAFEDGLHAAVRCLAPEGRVSVITFHSLEDRICKQIFSSYLSRCTCPPDLPYCVCGAKGTLKLINRKPIVPGEEELELNSRARSAKLRIAEKL, encoded by the coding sequence TTGTTTCACCACATCACGGTGCTTAAGGAAGAAGCGACAGAAGGGCTGCACATCAAGAAGGATGGTATATATGTTGACTGTACGCTCGGAGGAGCCGGGCACAGTTCGCTTATTGCATCCAAGCTTAGCGGTGAAGGCCGGCTGATCTGTCTGGATCAGGACGATTGGGCGTTGAATAATGCCAAAGAGAGATTAGCCGAGTACGGAGACAAAGTGGTCACGGTTAAGACCAACTTCCGTGATCTCGAACAAGTGCTGAAGGATTTGCCGTTTGTTCCGCAAAAGGATGGAGTTCCTCAAGTGGACGGGATCCTGTTCGATCTTGGGGTATCCTCTCCGCAGTTTGATGAAGGAGAGCGGGGATTCAGCTACAATCACGACGCTCCGCTGGATATGCGGATGGACCAGTCGGCACAGCTGACCGCGGCCGATATCGTTAATACCTGGAGTGAGCAGGAAATTGCCCGTGTGCTTTTCCAGTATGGAGAAGAGAAGTTCTCACGGCGGATCGCCCGCAAGATTGTGGAGCGCCGGGAGGAACAGCCCGTGGAGAGCACCGGAGAACTGGCCGAACTGATTAAGGAAGGTATTCCGGCGGCTGCGCGGAGAACAGGCGGACATCCTGCCAAGCGCAGCTTCCAGGGTCTGCGGATTGCGGTCAATGACGAGCTTGGCGCTTTTGAGGACGGGCTGCATGCAGCTGTACGCTGCCTGGCGCCTGAAGGAAGGGTATCGGTCATTACCTTCCATTCGCTGGAGGACCGGATCTGCAAACAGATATTCAGCAGCTATTTAAGCAGATGTACCTGCCCGCCTGACCTGCCGTATTGCGTGTGCGGAGCTAAAGGAACCTTGAAGCTGATTAACCGCAAGCCCATCGTACCCGGAGAAGAAGAATTAGAGCTTAATTCACGTGCCCGTTCAGCCAAACTGCGCATTGCAGAGAAATTGTAA